The following DNA comes from Deinococcus sp. NW-56.
CCCGCCCGGCCTGCTCCCGCCCCCCGCCGGGGACCGTGGGAGGGGGCCTTGTCCTGCCCTAGTCCTGCCGCCTCCACTCGAAAGGTTGCTTCCGCATGCCGCTGTGCCCGACCGCTTCCCTGCCTGCCCCCCGGCCCCACCACCCAGCCCCGCCGCCGCCCCCGCTGGAGCGGCCCGGCTGGCGGTGTCGCGCCTACCGGGGGGTGGTCGACCGGGCCATCGGCTGGCCGCCCACCGCGCACTCGGGGCGGGTGGCCTGCCTGGCGGGGGCAGTGGCCCAGGACCTGGGGCTGTCCCCCGCGCAGATTCGGGAGGCGTACCTCGCCGGGCTGCTGCACGACAGCGGCAAGCTGCTCGTTTCCCGGCAGGTGCGGCGCAAGGCGGGGCCGCTTGACCCGCGCGAGTGGCGGCAAATGCAGCGCCACCCGGTGTACAGCGCGGGCCTCTCGCGGCTGGTGCCCGGCGTGCCCGCTGCCGTCTGGCGGGCGGTGCGGCACCACCACGAGCGGCTCGACGGCAGCGGGTACCCCGACCGCCTCGCCGGGGACGCCGTGCCGCTGCTGGCCCGCATCCTGGCCGCCTGCGACGTGTACGACGCGCTGAGTTCGCCCCGCGCCTACAAGGCCGCGTGGCCCGCCGACGAGGTGTGGGCCGAACTCAGCGCGCACTCGGGGCGCCACTTCGACCCGGCGGTGGTGGCCGCCCTGAGGCGCTGCGTGCCGCAGGGGTCGGCCCTGCAGGCCTAGCCTCCCTCCCCCCGAAAGAGCCGCCCCAGCACCCCCCAGTAGTCCCCCGGCCGCAGCCGCGCGAGCAGGTCCACCGCGCGGGCGTCGTTGCCGACGAGGACGCGGGGGGCGCGGCGTTCGGTGGCCCGCAGGATCGTCTCGGCGGCCTGTTCGGGCGGCATCCGCAGCAACCGGTCCTGGGCGCGGCGCCCGGCCTCGATCTCGGCGGGGCTGGTTCCGGGGGCCACGTCGGCGTGGCGGGCGATGCCCGTGCGGACGCCGCCCGGATGCACCACCGTCACCCCGATGCCGTGCGGGGCGAGTTCGTGGCGCAGCGCCTCGGAAAAGCCGCGCACGGCGAACTTGCTCGCGCTGTAGGCCGCCTGTCCCGGCGGGCCGATGATCCCGTAGAGGCTCGACAGGTTCACGATCTGCCCCCCCAGCGACGAGCGCAGCGCGGGCAGCATGGCCCGGCACAGGGCCACCGTCGCCCCGAAATTGATCGCCA
Coding sequences within:
- a CDS encoding HD-GYP domain-containing protein encodes the protein MPLCPTASLPAPRPHHPAPPPPPLERPGWRCRAYRGVVDRAIGWPPTAHSGRVACLAGAVAQDLGLSPAQIREAYLAGLLHDSGKLLVSRQVRRKAGPLDPREWRQMQRHPVYSAGLSRLVPGVPAAVWRAVRHHHERLDGSGYPDRLAGDAVPLLARILAACDVYDALSSPRAYKAAWPADEVWAELSAHSGRHFDPAVVAALRRCVPQGSALQA
- a CDS encoding SDR family oxidoreductase, translated to MRPYVFAGGVAAVTGAASGIGQALAHGLAARGSHLALIDRDGPGLERVAAAIRARYPALRVTVHPSDLAHTGGIPALADEVVRPHGRVTLLVNNAGVALGGTFEQVTPEQFDRVLAINFGATVALCRAMLPALRSSLGGQIVNLSSLYGIIGPPGQAAYSASKFAVRGFSEALRHELAPHGIGVTVVHPGGVRTGIARHADVAPGTSPAEIEAGRRAQDRLLRMPPEQAAETILRATERRAPRVLVGNDARAVDLLARLRPGDYWGVLGRLFRGEGG